A genome region from Euphorbia lathyris chromosome 4, ddEupLath1.1, whole genome shotgun sequence includes the following:
- the LOC136227812 gene encoding protein CHAPERONE-LIKE PROTEIN OF POR1, chloroplastic: MASFLLSNPTLSSPFLPQKLTTNEQTSKSSLLYSPNLRSSKTLTSVKCAVDAPYEGNIPKFPRMNVWDPYKRLGVSPYAAEEEIWSSRNFLLQQYAGHERSEESIEAAFEKLLMTSFQERKKTKINLKTRLKKKVDESPPWVKNLLSFVELPPVEVIFRRLFLFAFMGGWSIMNSSEGGPAFQVAVSLLACIYFLNEKTKSLGRASIIGLGALAAGWVGGSIFVPMIPTILIHPTWTLELLTSLVAYVFLFVACTFLK, from the exons ATGGCTTCCTTTCTTCTCTCTAACCCTACTCTTTCATCTCCTTTCCTTCCTCAGAAACT TACTACCAATGAGCAAACTTCAAAAAGTTCATTACTTTACAGCCCCAATTTGAGAAGCTCCAAAACCCTTACAAGCGTTAAGTGTGCAGTAGATGCACCTTATGAAG GTAATATCCCAAAATTTCCTAGGATGAATGTTTGGGATCCTTATAAGCGTCTTGGTGTCAGTCCTTATGCTGCAGAGGAAGAAATTTGGTCATCACGCAATTTTCTCTTACAGCAATATGCTGGACATGAGAGGAGTGAAGAATCAATAGAGGCTGCTTTTGAGAAGTTGTTGATGACCAGCTTTCAAGAAaggaagaaaacaaaaattaatttgaaGACCAGGCTAAAGAAGAAAGTGGATGAATCTCCTCCGTGGGTTAAGAATTTACTCAGTTTTGTTGAACTTCCACCTGTTGAGGTTATCTTTAGAAGATTGTTCCTCTTTGCATTCATGGGTGGTTGGAGTATCATGAACTCTTCCGAAGGTGGACCTGCCTTTCAG GTGGCAGTCTCTTTGTTAGCTTGCATTTATTTCCTCAATGAGAAGACAAAGAGCTTGGGTAGAGCTTCCATTATTGG CCTCGGAGCTCTTGCAGCAGGGTGGGTAGGCGGCTCCATATTTGTTCCCATGATTCCAACCATACTAATTCACCCAACATGGACACTTGAACTCCTGACATCTTTGGTAGCTTACGTTTTCTTGTTTGTGGCATGTACTTTCCTCAAGTGA
- the LOC136226632 gene encoding serine/threonine-protein kinase PEPKR2-like, with the protein MESLRRKRKGLAILPLCVESLIPSTVIWSHLSPKDYSRQKRKCKENEGKEVGIRRSLVKSILTAPHCRNSSVDPPCRGLKRKFGWIEVVTQLGRKQKIEQHYDLGASIGQGKFGSVVLCRNKVTGVEFACKILRKGEDLVHREVEIMQHLSGHPGIVNLKAVYEDAELYYLVMELCSGGQLLHQMAREGQYSEHRAANIIRELVLVIKYCQEMGVVHRDIKPENILLTASGKMKLADFGLSVRITNGQKITGLAGSPAYVAPEILFGDYSDKVDIWSAGVLLYALLVGVLPFQGDSFGAVCEAIKNVKLDFESGIWESVSQPAKDLVSRMLTRDVSARLTANEILRHPWILFYTEPALEGLALKSKFRNHVTLTSQKLTVAVGVEEWERCNVTGSSFFSDDSSLVLTSGDSRIRLDERDFELADVLAMAISRVRISEPKRSRLCVGTSLISQECSSNIKVNNLCTAF; encoded by the exons ATGGAGTCCTTAAGAAGGAAGAGAAAGGGTCTAGCAATTTTGCCATTATGTGTCGAGTCTTTGATTCCATCCACTGTTATTTGGTCTCACTTGTCACCAAAAGATTATTCAAGGCAGAAGAGGAAGTGCAAGGAAAATGAAGGAAAGGAAGTTGGTATTCGTAGGAGTCTAGTTAAAAGCATCTTAACTGCCCCACATTGTAGAAATTCCTCTGTGGATCCACCATGTAGGGGTCTTAAGAGAAAATTTGGGTGGATTGAGGTGGTGACTCAATTGGGACGGAAGCAAAAGATTGAGCAACATTATGATTTGGGTGCTTCAATAGGGCAGGGAAAGTTTGGATCTGTGGTATTGTGTAGAAATAAAGTGACTGGGGTAGAATTTGCGTGCAAAATATTGCGCAAAGGAGAGGATCTTGTGCATCGAGAAGTGGAGATAATGCAGCACCTCTCTGGTCATCCAGGCATTGTAAACTTGAAGGCTGTTTATGAGGATGCAGAACTTTATTATCTGGTTATGGAGCTTTGTTCTGGAGGACAGTTGCTTCACCAGATGGCAAGGGAAGGCCAATACTCAGAGCATCGCGCTGCTAATATCATAAGAGAGTTGGTTTTAGTCATCAAATATTGCCAAGAAATGGGTGTTGTCCACAGGGACATAAAGCCCGAGAATATCCTACTTACAGCATCAGGGAAAATGAAGCTTGCAGATTTTGGGCTATCTGTGAGAATTACAAATG GTCAGAAAATAACAGGTTTGGCTGGAAGTCCTGCCTATGTTGCCCCAGAAATTTTATTCGGTGATTATTCAGATAAAGTTGATATTTGGAGTGCCGGTGTCCTGCTCTATGCCCTGTTGGTTGGCGTTCTTCCGTTTCAAGGTGATTCCTTCGGTGCAGTATGCGAGGCAATTAAGAATGTTAAACTTGATTTTGAGAGTGGAATATGGGAGTCAGTATCTCAACCTGCAAAGGATCTAGTATCGCGCATGCTTACAAGAGACGTTTCAGCAAGATTAACTGCTAATGAAATACTGC GGCACCCATGGATATTGTTCTATACAGAGCCAGCTTTGGAGGGACTTGCATTAaaatcaaagtttagaaatCATGTAACATTGACTTCCCAAAAACTAACAGTCGCAGTAGGTGTAGAGGAGTGGGAGAGATGCAATGTAACCGGTAGCAGTTTTTTCAGTGACGACTCTAGTCTTGTTTTAACATCCGGTGATTCAAGGATAAGGTTGGATGAGCGAGACTTTGAATTGGCTGATGTCCTTGCAATGGCGATTTCACGTGTGAGAATATCTGAACCAAAGAGAAGCAGATTGTGTGTTGGTACCAGCCTTATCAGCCAAGAATGTTCCTCTAATATTAAGGTTAACAATCTCTGTACAGCATTCTGA